One segment of Acropora muricata isolate sample 2 chromosome 8, ASM3666990v1, whole genome shotgun sequence DNA contains the following:
- the LOC136925678 gene encoding BTB/POZ domain-containing protein 6-like: MCTPQNWQTQRPTIQERTKFMLNNDLFSDVKFVVRKSNSEGESESKKVIPAHKFVLSIGSPVFEAMFYGKIAETRASIELPDGDYDSLLELFRYLYSDEVNLNGRNVVWVLYLAKKYMVPSLADKCCKFLRDVLSTFNVFHILPTAEKYQEKELIAQCWEVIDNKSEEAVKSDVFTTIEHSLLEAVVSRDTLTINEIELFKAVNLWATKKCEGQGLEATGELKRRILGETVVKAIRFPVMKLQEFASVVPDAKILTPDEVINFFKFFSSAVAAPKGFLNSKRSGPPTPSGVPKYQSQHRFPPRRRELYPKY, translated from the coding sequence ATGTGTACTCCACAAAACTGGCAAACGCAGAGACCCACTATCCAAGAAAGAACCAAGTTTATGCTGAACAATGATCTGTTCAGCGATGTGAAGTTTGTGGTTCGCAAGTCTAACAGTGAAGGCGAAAGTGAAAGTAAGAAAGTTATACCAGCTCACAAGTTTGTGCTGTCGATTGGTAGTCCAGTCTTTGAAGCCATGTTTTACGGTAAGATAGCAGAGACCCGGGCTTCTATCGAGTTACCTGATGGTGACTACGATAGTCTGTTGGAGCTGTTTCGCTACTTGTACAGCGATGAGGTAAACTTAAACGGAAGAAATGTGGTATGGGTGTTGTATTTGGCGAAGAAATACATGGTTCCCTCTCTAGCTGATAAATGCTGCAAATTTTTGCGAGATGTCCTAAGTACATTTAACGTTTTCCACATTCTGCCGACGGCAGAAAAATACCAAGAGAAAGAATTGATCGCTCAATGCTGGGAAGTAATCGATAATAAGTCGGAAGAAGCAGTAAAGTCGGATGTATTTACGACGATTGAGCACTCGTTACTTGAGGCAGTAGTCTCTAGAGACACTCTGACCATAAACGAGATCGAGCTGTTTAAAGCTGTCAATCTGTGGGCGACAAAAAAGTGCGAGGGTCAAGGTTTAGAGGCAACTGGTGAATTGAAAAGAAGAATTCTTGGAGAAACCGTTGTCAAGGCAATCCGCTTTCCAGTTATGAAACTACAGGAATTTGCTTCCGTAGTTCCAGATGCAAAAATTCTTACTCCAGATGAAGTGATCaacttttttaagtttttcaGTTCAGCAGTGGCCGCCCCAAAAGGATTTTTGAATAGTAAACGATCTGGTCCACCGACGCCGTCTGGAGTTCCTAAGTATCAAAGCCAACACCGATTTCCACCTCGCAGAAGAGAACTTTACCCGAAATACTGA